TGATTAGTatcacacaaaaacacaatttaaaagattattttagTAGTTAAATGAGTAATTAAATTGATACTGCTGATTTGTCCCTTGAACACATTTCAGTTGTAAAAagtggtgtgtgtgggggggtggggggggtagcattttttttcaacacagtCAACATAGCAACCAAATTcctgagctttttttaaaatgctactGAAAAAACGTGAAACACCATTCTGTTGATTGAATAAGCCATGCATTCAAAAATTGAAACTGAAACCTTTTCCGCATTTTATTTCTATGTACATAACCTCTGTTTTTCCCAGAAATAAAATCCCTTAATACAGATGATTTGtaagttttatatttatatttttgacatattaattgttttgtacataaTTCTGTTTCATAAAGTTCACATCTACATTGATAAAATGAATGAATCATGTCCTTTGTGTTAGAGAAGGAATCATGTCCTTTGTGTAAGAGAGAAGGAAGGGGAAGTTAGAGGGGGTAGAGAAAGAATGACAGATACAAGAGAATATACAGAAGCAGCTCAATTGACAGGGTAAACTATATACAATACAAACCATTCATACAAATTAAGCCTAGGATATAGAATTCATTACATTAATATAATAAAGTTGAGCAAACCTTCTACAGCGTACATGTCAGTAAGTTACATTTAATGAAAATGTCATCATCGACCTCTGGTGGCCAATATAGAATAGCCAGAGAGCATTTCTTGTTTACACAAAATGCCTCAATAAAACATGTCCATTAAAAAAGGCTTGCTCACCAATAGCCTTTCCCTTTCAAGAAAGGACAGCACTTACATTGCCTTGAATGCGTCTACTTATCTTTGGAATGCAAACTGTCTAATTCagcttttcttgtgttttatcaACAGTTCATGGAATAGGGATAATACAGCAAGACTTTGTTAGCAGTAATGAGTAATTGCTTTTATCTGAATGGATCTGTAACAACAGGATCAGCAACACAGATATCCAAAATAGACTAAGACTGCTTCAAGCAAATGATGAGCCTAGTATGAAGAAGGGTTATACATACAGCACCTAGTGGAAGAGATGAGTATTTACTAAAATCCTTGGAATTGTTTAACAGCATGGTAGAATAAGAATGATTTTCTTTAGGAAATTGAGTCACATGGTCATCTCAGAAGGGCAGAATTACCTCTCTGAGTAGGATGTCCAAGAGGTAGATGGTAAAAGGATTCAACTGTGGTTGTGTTGTTGATGGGTCAACTTAAAATGGGCACAAATGAGAATGGAAATTGACAGGATATTTACACccccaaaaatgtattaattgtaaATACTTTCCCTTTTATGTTTTCTGGAATAAACCCCCTGCTTCCTTTAAAAATAATGTCTTGTCAATGTATTATTGAATAcaatgtttgaaaatgaaaagatgTACCTTGCTGCTACTCTTTGTTTAGATATCTTGTCAGGACTCTTGTGTAaaagagacctgtttttttatatcaataataataataataataataataataataataataataataataacaataataataataataataatggcacaaCTTTTCCTCAAACTGCATCACCATTTAAAAGTGCACGCATTCAGGACAGTGCAAATAGACCATTTCTCTGAGACCAGAGCCTTGTTAAAGACCTATTTTTCCTCAAACTCCAAACTGAACCAGCCTCAACCAGATGGGAAGTAGGGAGTGTCACTGTGGTAGTTGTAATCTGGACACACTTTTTGCACTAGTTTGTAGTCAGTGCTGTAAAAAGAGATGTAAATACAGATCACTTTGAATGGCTTGGAGCAGAGCCATGACACATGGCTTTGTGTCTGCTCCTGGTAACACGTTTTAGAGGGGTCATAGTTGCAGAGTGTGTTCTTGGTTGCCTTGTCAATCTTTTCATACTCAATGCGACAATTGAAAGACTTGGAATCTTTGGCATCAATCACACTCTGTTGTGCCAAATCAAACTCTACAATCTTGGTTGGGGGAACCAGGCTCACAGATACATTCCCCTGGCCGGTGGAGTTGTGACGGAAGTAGACACTGAATGTTCCATTCCCATGGTCCACAATCTTCCCAGTTATCAGCAGGTTGAGCTTGACAGTTTTAATATTGGAGTGAAAATCTCCCCAACCAAACATTTTCTTAAACTTCCCTGTTTTGACAATTGGCCGTCTTTTGGCTCTTGGCCGTGGTTCCTGGAGGTCTGTGGAGTTTCTCAGCCAGTCCCAAAGGTCCTGCTCAGAATATGGTTCTGGAGTATCATATCGCAGGTCTAAAGCAGTGGTATTTTCTTTGCCATGTAAAGTCTGTGATAGCAGTCGGCTGATAGACAAGTCTTTACTGCTTTCTGTCCATATGTTTTTTAAGGTAGATTTGGGGCTTCCTGATTTGAGAAGTTCTGATTTCCCTGCAACGGCAGCATTAGCACAAGTAAcctgtaaaaaatacaaattaacaaaTGATTAGGAGATACTGTATGGATTTGCTTTAAGGACAAGGTAAATGGAGTTAAAGGGAATTAGAACATtgtaataacaaataaatgtacagtatgagCCATGTTATTGTCACTCATTGAAACTACCAAGACAATAAGGGTTACCAATTACAGAATAGTTTGCCTTTTCAATGTTTTACTTtccttctgttttgtatttgtaaagctAGACAATCCTGTATGTGTAATATCTATAtgttttcttatcttagtggattttaatgtaactttaaaattgttgcttttgtattatgtgtatactgttatttaaatggtctgattgtggcagttgtatgtgtgacatgctatacaaatgtattgtggtttgttctttttttctgctatgtactgtacagtgcttttgcgatacttttgtataaaagtgttatataaatgcaataaataaataaataaataaataaataaataaataaataaaaataatagtgcCTTCtaatggagcttcctgattggtgtaTGAAAGTCCAGATTTTTCTACTGTACTATAAAAGCAACATtgtagttgtgttttgttttttgtttttttgttttttttcaagggGAATTTCTATACTTGGTTATATCTATAGGAATCCAGCCCACAAGTGCAGCCATTTGCAGTGCCGACAAAAAAGACTATTAATCAATGGGAGGAATGTTCTCTGGGTTGCTGATTGATGAATCCTGCTTTTTTTCCTGTTTCCATGGGAAAATTTGACATTGATTGCCTGATTACTACTGTAAAACATGACGGCAGATCTATCAGGGTAAGGCTATGAATTTTGTAGGTTGCCCTGGGATCAATACTTAGAAAATCAGGTTTTGCTAGCAATCAAAAAGGTCTTTGGATGTTGAGGTGTGGAATGTAACATCATTCAAGCAGTATATCTTGTGGAAAGCCTGTCGTTTGGCATTAAAAGGTGGAACATACTTAACTAAATTGTATGCCTCATGATGAAGAACTTCCTTTTTATATAAAGTGCTGTGTAAAAGAAGTGCATTCTTACATACAGATGCCATTGAAAGATATTTTAAGCGTCTGTTAAATTCTCTTTTCCATTTGTAAATCTAAAAAATCTGGAAATACAATATGTCCCCCTGTGACCaagatggctggtggtgacgtcagacccggaagagaatggacacagacagtaATAGCACTGCAGGGTATGAAAAGCGCTGCCTgtgcatttaataataaataaacaaaagggttaaacaaaacagaacacttacTCAAAATAAATGGtacgttggccaaaacagacaaacaaaacaaacagacacagaacaacaagtatcgtgctagtcTAAACTGgcacgcatagcaattgttattttaagatTGACTCTCTTTTCTCATGACTCTCGTTCCGCCCTGAACACAACAAACCGACTCTGTgaaagctgcaggttcttatagtggtgGTCGAGGGATTTAACTTGCTATCAATTATCTTATTCTCCTCAGCCACATTTTGCATGGGTTTAGCTACTTCAGtaattactagccgacagtcacacattctcacaagaggtactaaaacaataacaaataatggtggaTGAGGTTTCGACTGTTCtgtaaaacataatacataatgactcataataataatacacatatatatatatatatatatatatatatatatatatatatatatatatatatatatatatatataatgaaactgtgactgttttgttctttgtttttgatttttaacAATTAAATGCTGTACCCTTGTGTAAAACTGAAAGTCAACGCATGTTAACAGAGTTTTGTGGTTGTTAAAAACAAATCACAGTCCTTATTGTGAATCAAAATGACCTTGTTCACTGAAAAAAGTTTATAACATTTGATTTTACTCAAAAGGGACGACATTAGCCagtcaaaatacagtatatgATTCACAATGGTTTGCTATAAAAAATAACCCTGATGTATGTAAGTAACAATTGGGAGTTCATACAGTTTTTAataatgcaattatttaaatattaatgtcacatttaaatatacagtgtatttttGATGTTACATACTCAAATATAATCAAACATAAGGGTTAAATGCAATAGCTGACTGGAACACAGGAAGAAGACTGAATTAATCTGAGCTACAATTATATATCCAGCATAAACCATCACAGCTGTATGACATTATTCATATGACTAAACTCAATTTGGTAATTGGACTTTTGAGGATTTATTATTATCAACAGCGAATACA
The Acipenser ruthenus chromosome 3, fAciRut3.2 maternal haplotype, whole genome shotgun sequence genome window above contains:
- the LOC117435827 gene encoding neurexophilin-1-like, yielding MPGGSMLRDKKKKKRREKSGSLRPRRMQVKCWCAVLLLTATYVVTCANAAVAGKSELLKSGSPKSTLKNIWTESSKDLSISRLLSQTLHGKENTTALDLRYDTPEPYSEQDLWDWLRNSTDLQEPRPRAKRRPIVKTGKFKKMFGWGDFHSNIKTVKLNLLITGKIVDHGNGTFSVYFRHNSTGQGNVSVSLVPPTKIVEFDLAQQSVIDAKDSKSFNCRIEYEKIDKATKNTLCNYDPSKTCYQEQTQSHVSWLCSKPFKVICIYISFYSTDYKLVQKVCPDYNYHSDTPYFPSG